Proteins encoded by one window of Arachis ipaensis cultivar K30076 chromosome B04, Araip1.1, whole genome shotgun sequence:
- the LOC107636536 gene encoding uncharacterized protein LOC107636536, producing MPLYGKFLKELINKKRSWHVKETILLTEECSALIQKGLPPKLEDPGSFFLPCTIGNISINKAMCDLGASINLMPSSLMKRLCIEEVKPIKMSLELVDKSVVFPKGVIENLLVKVDKFIFPADFVILDLDEEGGNSIILGRPFLATAKAIIDVEQGELTLRMHDESITLNVFPEIQHSNEKKDCMEINKEDLQWKEEANKTLINSSPKQEISNKAGQKENEAV from the coding sequence atgcctctatatggaAAGTTCTTGAAAGAGCTTATCAATAAAAAGAGAAGTTGGCATGTGAAGGAAACTAtattgctcactgaagaatgcagtgcactaATCCAGAAAGGGCTTCCCCCAAAACTTGAGGACCCTGGAAGCTTTTTCCTACCTTGTACCATTGGCAACATAAGCATCAATAAAgcaatgtgtgacttaggagctagcatcaatctaatGCCCTCCTCTCTGATGAAAAGGCTATGTATAGAGGAGGTAAAGCCTATAAAGATGTCACTGGAGTTAGTGGACAAGTCTGTGGTGTTTCCCAAAGGTGTGATTGAAAACCTTTTGGTCAAAGTGGACAAGTTTAtattccctgcagactttgtgatTTTGGACCTAGATGAGGAAGGAGGTAATTCCATCATACTAGGAAGACCCTTCTTGGCTACAGCAAAGGCTATTATAGATGTGGAACAAGGAGAATTGACCCTGAGAATGCATGATGAAAGCATTACTCTAAATGTCTTCCCAGAAATACAGCACTCTAATGAAAAGAAAGATTGCATGGAGATCAACAAAGAAGACTTGCAGTGGAAGGAGGAAGCCAACAAGACACTCATTAATTCCTCTCCAAAGCAAGAAATAAGCAACAAAGCAGGACAGAAGGAAAATGAAGCTGTGTAG